A single region of the Terriglobia bacterium genome encodes:
- a CDS encoding helix-turn-helix transcriptional regulator, producing the protein METSKDLVAASATPLVLAILAEGDSYGYAIIKRVAELSGGHLQWTDGMLYPVLHRLERQGYIASKWRAADTGRRRKYYRITREGRAQLAVQRKQWEVVDDTLRGIWMKVRTV; encoded by the coding sequence ATGGAAACCAGCAAGGACCTGGTCGCCGCTTCAGCGACTCCTCTCGTGCTCGCCATTCTCGCCGAAGGTGACAGTTACGGTTACGCCATCATCAAACGCGTCGCCGAGCTGTCGGGAGGCCATCTGCAGTGGACCGACGGCATGCTCTATCCCGTCCTGCACCGGCTCGAACGCCAGGGGTATATCGCGTCGAAATGGCGCGCGGCCGACACCGGCCGCCGGCGCAAGTACTACCGCATCACCAGGGAGGGCCGAGCTCAGCTTGCGGTGCAGCGGAAACAGTGGGAGGTCGTCGACGATACGCTGCGGGGGATTTGGATGAAGGTGCGAACCGTATGA